One window of the Peromyscus maniculatus bairdii isolate BWxNUB_F1_BW_parent chromosome 18, HU_Pman_BW_mat_3.1, whole genome shotgun sequence genome contains the following:
- the LOC143269364 gene encoding uncharacterized protein LOC143269364 — protein MLTKLNRILGRQDGEHRQTKGRQKEDGFQSPCHTSRNGPGESAEHQRLEEDLQSLMKQKELLTRQKDLAAKLQHHFTVSQMRFENLQQEVEQTTAQDENLL, from the exons ttgggagacaggatggagagcacaggCAGACcaaggggaggcagaaggaagatggctttcagtctccatgtcacacatcaagaaatgGTCCTGGAGAAAgcgca gaacatcaaagactcgaggaagatcttcagtccctgatgaagcagaaggagctgctcaccaGGCAGAAggacttggcagcaaagctgcagcatcacttcactgtgtcccagatgag gtttgaaaacctccagcaggaagtggagcagaccacagcccaggatgagaacCTCCTGTAG
- the LOC143269359 gene encoding LOW QUALITY PROTEIN: uncharacterized protein LOC143269359 (The sequence of the model RefSeq protein was modified relative to this genomic sequence to represent the inferred CDS: deleted 1 base in 1 codon) — protein MVETYRNLTVIGYTWEDNIEEHCQSFGRHGRYERSHTTEKASECTQCVLLKHERTHTGHTPYECNQNVKAFECPSHPQRQERRHTGEKPYECNQHGKAFAEDNYLQVHERTHTGEKTYECNQCGKAFMHHSHPQRHKRTHSGEKSYECKQCGKAFSCQSCLQSHKRTHPREKTYECNHCGKAFMHHSHLQRHKRTHTREKPYKCNQCGKAFSCKSYLQSHKRTHTGEKPYKCNQCGKAFSRQNYFHSHKRTHIREKPYECNQCGKAFSCQSYLHRHKRTHTGEKSYECSQCSKAFSCQSYLQSHTRTHTGEKPYKCNQCGKAFSFRRYLQIHKRTHTGEKPYECNQCGKVFAQYSHLQRHKRTHTGEKPYECNQCGKAFSCQSYLQSHKRTHTGEKPYECNQCGKAFLCQGHLQRHKRTHTGEKPYECNQCGKVFAQKSHLQSHKRTHTGEKPYECNQCDKVFAQSSHLQSHERTHTGEKTYECNQCGKAFLCHSYLQRHKRTHTGEKPYECNQCGKTFAEDSYLQVHERTHTEEKLYECNQCGKVFV, from the exons atggtgGAAACTTACAGAAACCTCACTGTTATAG GCTACACATGGGAAGATAATATTGAAGAGCACTGTCAAAGTTTTGGAAGACatggaag GTATGAAAGAAGTCATACTACCGAGAAAGCTTCTGAATGTACTCAATGTGTTCTCCTaaagcatgaaagaacacatactggacaTACACcatatgaatgtaatcaaaatgTTAAAGCCTTTGAATGTCCCAGTCATCCacaaaggcaggaaagaagacatactggagaaaaaccctatgaatgtaatcaacatggtaaagcctttgcagaaGACAATTATCTTCAagtacatgaaagaacacatactggagagaaaacctatgaatgtaatcagtgtggtaaagcctttatgCATCACAGTCATCCTCAAAGGCACaaaagaacacattctggagagaaatcctatgaatgtaaacagtgtggtaaagccttttcctGTCAGAGTTGTCTTCAaagtcataaaagaacacatcCTAGAGAGAAAacctatgaatgtaatcactgtggtaaagcctttatgcatcacagtcatcttcaaaggcacaaaagaacacatactagAGAAAAACCATataaatgtaatcagtgtggtaaagccttttcatgtaAGAGTTATCTTCAAagccataaaagaacacatactggagagaaaccctataaatgtaatcagtgtggcaaagccttttcACGTCAGAATTATTTCCACagtcataaaagaacacatattagagagaaaccctatgaatgtaatcagtgtggcaaagccttttcATGTCAGAGTTATCTTCacaggcataaaagaacacatactggagagaaatcctATGAATGTAGTCAGTGCAgtaaagccttttcatgtcaGAGTTATCTTCAAAGTCAtacaagaacacatactggagagaaaccctacaaatgtaatcagtgtggtaaagccttttcatttCGGAGATAtcttcaaattcataaaagaacacatactggagagaaaccctatgaatgtaatcagtgtggtaaagtctttgcacaatacagtcatcttcaaaggcacaaaagaacacatactggagagaaaccctatgaatgtaatcagtgtggtaaggCCTTCTCATGTCAGAGTTATCTTCAaagtcataaaagaacacatactggcgagaaaccctatgaatgtaatcagtgtggtaaagcctttttatgtcaaggtcatcttcaaaggcataaaagaacacatactggggagaaaccctatgaatgtaatcagtgtggtaaagtctTTGCACAAAAGAGTCATCTTCAaagtcataaaagaacacatactggagagaaaccctatgaatgtaatcagtgtgataAAGTCTTTGCACAAAGCAGTCatcttcaaagtcatgaaagaacacatactggagagaaaacctacgaatgtaatcagtgtggtaaagcctttttatgtcatagttatcttcaaaggcataaaagaacacatactggagaaaaa ccctatgaatgtaatcagtgtgggaaAACCTTTGCTGAAGACAGTTATCTTCAagtacatgaaagaacacatactgaagAAAAACtctatgaatgcaatcaatgtggtaaagtctTTGTATGA